In Chrysoperla carnea chromosome 2, inChrCarn1.1, whole genome shotgun sequence, the following proteins share a genomic window:
- the LOC123293313 gene encoding cell cycle checkpoint protein RAD17: MSESRKSLKAKSWFEPNFDIFNIPKKIPKYDETVADCEKDNKSSLNCKSKANTSKKNKDFMDAFHPTSVDDLAVNKKKIDEVAFWLQHALKSKSRAPMLLLTGPSGAGKTITVRLLCKRLKVQIFEWITPSDVEYFVENNYQNYNVRPKQVDLFREFLLQARYPSIFSQLSGESNQITLVEDYPNAFIRDPGEFHSILQMYSEQCRSPIIFIATESKDRSMNIGKDLFPQNIRDLYRIETISYNSIAPTAMKAAMKKAIVIMNKDSSDSYKTVPQDCVDSVIYSSNGDIRNALINLLFAALKDSSSIPVIVNDEINKSKKRVKTKKLKNVGCDETIDLMHGIGRVLYPKRSESLTNWRFIHNPDGIVNNFLSMPSNFIAFLHENYPSHYESIHDLCTGVDMLSLSDLFLQDWREKDASNLFALNIAIRGLMVSNNNTSSSWNLVRGPKNLKNEKEKPRHSLLPEFCPHSELVLDYLPYCKIISPK, from the exons atgagTGAATCTAGAAAATCTctaaag gcAAAATCATGGTTTGAacctaattttgatatttttaatataccaaAAAAGATTCCGAAATATGATGAAACAGTTGCCGATTGTGAAAAGGATAATAAATCTTCTCTAAATTGTAAATCAAAAGcaaatacttcaaaaaaaaataaagattttatggACGCGTTTCATCCAACAAGTGTAGACGACTTAGCAgtaaataagaagaaaattgaTGAGGTTGCTTTTTGGTTACAACATGCCTTAAAATCTAAG tcGAGAGCTCCAATGTTACTGTTAACTGGACCTTCTGGTGCTGGTAAAACAATAACAGTTCGATTGCTTTGTAAACGtctaaaagtacaaatttttgaatggaTTACTCCTTCTGATGTTGAGTATTTTGTCGAAAATA attatCAGAATTATAATGTTCGTCCTAAACAAGTCGATTTATTTAGAGAATTTCTGCTTCAAGCTCGTTACCCATCTATATTCAGTCAATTGTCTGGagaatcaaatcaaattacTTTAGTAGAAGATTACCCAAATGCATTTATTCGTGATCCGGGTGAATTTCACAGTATTTTACA AATGTACTCCGAGCAGTGTAGATCTCCTATAATTTTTATAGCTACCGAATCGAAAGATAGAAGTATGAATATTGGAAAGGACTTATTTCCACAAAACATCCGAGACCTATATCGAATTGAAACAATAAG cTATAATTCCATCGCTCCAACTGCTATGAAAGCAGCTATGAAAAAAGCTATCGTAATTATGAATAAAGATTCAAGTGATTCTTATAAAACTGTACCTCAAGATTGTGTTGATTCTGTGATTTATTCTTCAAATGGTGATATTAGAAATGCACTCATAAATTTACTTTTCGCGGCATTAAAAG attCAAGTTCGATCCCTGTAATAGTTaatgatgaaattaataaatctaaaaaacgagttaagactaaaaaattgaaaaatgttggaTGTGACGAAACTATTGACTTAATGCATGGTATCGGACGAGTACTTTACCCAAAAC GATCTGAAAGTTTAACAAATTGGCGATTCATACATAATCCAGACGggattgtaaacaattttttatcaatgcCTTCAAACTTTATAGCGTTCTTACATGAAAACTATCCTAGCCACTATGAAAGTATCCATGACCTCTGTACGGGAGTTGATATGTTATCATTATCAGATTTGTTTTTACAGGATTGGAGA GAAAAAGATGCTTCTAATTTGTTTGCATTAAACATTGCTATCAGAGGTCTAAtggtttcaaataataatacaagctCGTCTTGGAATCTTGTTCGAGGAcctaagaatttaaaaaatga aaAAGAAAAGCCACGGCATTCTTTGCTACCGGAATTTTGTCCTCATTCAGAATTAGTTTTAGATTATTTAccatattgtaaaataataagtcCTAAGTag